A DNA window from Hydra vulgaris chromosome 13, alternate assembly HydraT2T_AEP contains the following coding sequences:
- the LOC136089800 gene encoding uncharacterized protein LOC136089800, with protein sequence MVRNYVRKTQRGATNDRIKSALDVIKMGCSLKNVASEFSINKKTLQRHRDGKVKVAGGLSLGGKFPVFSKEFELKIVTQVQIMETALFGLTTIDVRRLAYDFAKQMGIDNPFNKESKMAGVDWLQGFMSRNPQLSIRTPQATSISRAIGFNKPKVNQFFSVYKSLFEEHKFSAKQLWNMDETGITNVHKPGKIIATKGKRQVSKITSGERGATVTVVCAMSASGTYVPPLFIFPRKRMTDRLAVGAPSGSIIRVSSSGWTDSSLFIEWLTHFVAVTHASKTNEQLIVLDGHHSHKNRGY encoded by the coding sequence atggTGAGAAATTATGTGCGAAAAACACAGAGAGGTGCAACAAATGATAGAATAAAGTCAGCATTAGATGTAATAAAGATGGGCTGCAGTCTAAAGAATGTTGCATCAGaatttagtattaataaaaaaacattacaacgTCATCGAGATGGAAAAGTAAAAGTTGCTGGTGGTTTGTCTCTGGGTGGAAAATTTCCTGTTTTTAGTAAAGAATTTGAATTAAAGATTGTTACACAAGTTCAGATTATGGAAACAGCATTATTTGGCTTGACAACAATAGATGTGCGTCGCCTAGCATATGATTTTGCTAAGCAAATGGGAATCGATAATCCTTTTAATAAAGAGTCAAAAATGGCAGGAGTGGATTGGCTGCAAGGATTCATGTCTCGCAATCCACAACTTTCTATTCGAACTCCACAAGCCACCAGTATAAGCAGAGCCATTGGCTTCAATAAACCAAAAGtaaatcagtttttttcagTATACAAGTCATTATTTGAGGAACATAAGTTTTCAGCCAAACAGCTCTGGAATATGGATGAAACTGGAATCACAAATGTCCATAAGCCAGGAAAAATAATTGCAACGAAAGGCAAACGACAAGTTTCGAAAATAACTAGTGGAGAAAGAGGTGCTACTGTGACAGTTGTGTGTGCAATGAGTGCAAGTGGCACTTATGTCCCACCCTTATTTATATTTCCTCGTAAGCGAATGACTGATAGGCTGGCTGTTGGTGCACCTTCAGGCTCAATTATTAGAGTTAGCTCCAGTGGATGGACTGATTCATCTTTATTCATTGAATGGTTAACACATTTTGTTGCTGTGACTCATGCATCTAAAACTAATGAGCAATTAATTGTACTTGATGGTCATCACAGTCACAAAAACAGGGGCTATTAA